ATGTGGTGCTACCGTCCTACGGCTTTCTGGCGCGGCTTCCGGGCGTGGAAATACGCAATGAATTTGATATTGTTTTCTCTGGAAAACGGGAGCGCGTTAAATTAATGCTCGCCTCCCAATCGCAAGGAGTTTCTAATTGGATTCTGCATCATCCTGCATTTTCGCCACAAGGTGATAAGGTTTACTGTAACGATGAGTTTCAACCCTTTGCTACAGACGCTACCAAATTTGCGTTTTTTTGCCTCGCCGTAGCCGAGGCGTTAAAGCAAGGCGTTCTTCCCCGGCCGGACGTGCTTCACTGTCACGATTGGCACGCGGCCTTTCTGCTTGTTTTAATTCAATTCGCCAGTGAATACGCCGACTTGGCAATGATAAAAACGGTTTTCACAATACACAATTTGGCTATGCAGGGGGTGCGCCCTTTCAAGCATGATGCCTCATCACTCGAAGCCTGGTACCCAACCTTGCATTACAATGGTGTGGAGATTTGTGATATCGCAAATCCGTTTTGTTTTAATCCAATGCGAGCAGCAATTCGCTTAGCAGACAAAGTTCACACAGTTTCACCAACCTACGCTGAAGAAATTTTACGTCCCAGTGATCACAATCTGGGTATTTACGGCGGCGAAGGTCTTGAGGCGGACCTGCGAGCACGGCATGCGACCGGTGATTTAATCGGTATTATCAATGGCTGCGAGTATCCCAAAGGAGCACGATATGCCGACCCCGCAAAGAAAAAAGTACTCGCCCTTGCGCAGGAGAGCCTGGCGCAGTGGGCAAGTAAAACGCGACAATTGCTGAGCGCACATTTCGTTGCCGAAAAGCGCCTACAACATTGGGCGCTTAAAAAGACGCGGGGTTTAACGCTTACCTTTGTTGGGCGGTTGACAGAGCAAAAGGTCAGGTTATTCGAAACGCCGGTTGCAAATGGTGGATCGGCGTTACAGACGATATTAGATTTGTTGGGTGAGCACGGACAGATCATATTCTTGGGAAGCGGTGACGCTTATTACGAAGATTTCCTGGTGGAGCTGAGCGGCAACAATGAGAATTTTATTTTTTTAAACGGCTATGCTCAGGAATTATCGCTTTTACTGTACCGCTATGGTGATTTGTTTTTAATGCCGAGTTCTTTTGAGCCCTGTGGGATCAGTCAGATGCTGGCGATGCGTGCCAGTCAGCCTTGTCTGGTGAATGCAGTAGGGGGCTTACGTGATACTGTGGAGCACAATAAAACCGGTTTTTGCTTCGGTGGAACCAATGTGAATGCGCAAGCTGATGCACTTGTTTCAGAGTTTTCTCGCATTCTGGCGCTTTATCTGGAAGATCCCAAGCCTCTCAAGGATGTCGCTGCAGCGGCTTCGGAAGTGCGGTTTTTGTGGGATGAAGTTGCTAAAAACTATTTAGAACAGTTGTATACCGACTAAAAATATTATGGGGGTTATAATGCGTAAACTGTTGGTGTGTCTGGTGTTTATAAGTTTGGTGGCAGGGTGCTCGCAACCAAGTGAGTTGCACAAATCTATGGAAACCATGGGTGATGCGTTCAAAGCTATGCGCAAGGAACCGAGCCTTGAAATGTTTTCCAAAGAGCTACCTGCTTTTACCGAAGCGTTAAGTATCGCTAAAGCACAAGCTGTGAAACCAGAGCATCAGGAGCGCTTCGATGAGGGCATGAAGGAAATCGAAACCGTGCTTACATCATTCCAGATTGCTGTTTCAACTGGTGATTTGGAGCAGGCGACAGATGCGCTGAAAAAATTGGGAGATACCCGTAAAAAGTTTCACGAAGAGCTTGGCGTTAAATAAACTTTTAATCTTATTCGAGCAAGGGTTTTAAAAATCTTCCTGTATGGGAGTTGCGTTTTTTCGCAATTTGCTCCGGTGTTCCCTCGGCTATAATACTACCGCCGCCGCTGCCGCCTTCCGGGCCGAGATCGACGATCCAGTCGGCGGTTTTTATTACATCAAGATTATGCTCAATAACAACTATGGTGTTGCCGTGGTCACGGAGTTTATGTAGAACCAATAGCAATTGCTGAATGTCGTGAAAGTGTAAGCCTGTGGTTGGCTCATCAAGAATATATAGGGTTTTTCCAGTGTCGCGTTTTGAGAGTTCTCGACTCAGCTTAACACGTTGCGCTTCTCCTCCTGATAGTGTCGTGGCCGCTTGTCCGAGTCGGATGTATGAAAGACCGACATCTATGAGTGTTTGTAGTTTTTTTGCGATAGCAGGTATCGCATCGAAAAAATCACGGGCGTCTTCCACAGTCATTTCGAGACATTCGTGAATATTTCTCCCTTTATATTTAATTTCCAATGTTTCACGGTTGTAGCGCATACCCTTGCAAACATCGCATGGCACGTATACGTCCGGTAGGAAATGCATTTCAACTTTAACAACGCCATCGCCTTGGCAGGCTTCACAGCGACCACCCTTTACGTTGAAGCTGAAGCGACCAGGTTTATAACCGCGCGAACGTGCTTCCTGCGTACCGGCGAATAGATCGCGCATTGGGGTAAATATGCCCGTGTAAGTGGCGGGGTTGGATCGAGGGGTTCTGCCAATTGGGCTTTGATCGATATCGACACACTTATCGAGGTTTTCAAGTCCTTTGATATTGCGGTACTCTGCAGGTGTTAGTGTGCTCGCTTTATTCAATGCCGTAGCTGCTAAGGGGTAAAGGGTTGCGTTTATCAATGTGGACTTTCCTGAACCCGAAACCCCAGTTATACAGGTCATAAGACCCAGCGGAATGTTCAAATCGACATTTTGGAGGTTATTACCTTTGGCACCTTCAAGCCGTAGAGTTTTGTCCACTTGTGCTTTATGGCGAATTTTAGGCACCGGGATTTTTTTACGTCCACTGAGGTAGGCGGCTGTCAGCGATTTTTTATTCTTTTCGATTTGTTTATAAGTTCCTGCTGCAATGATTTCACCGCCGTGTACACCGGCGCCAGGGCCAATGTCGACAATATAGTCTGCGGTGCGTATTGCATCTTCATCGTGTTCGACCACAATCACAGTATTGCCGAGATCCCTTAGATGGGTGAGCGTTTTTAATAGGCGGTCATTGTCGCGCTGGTGCAAACCAATTGATGGTTCATCGAGAATATACATAACGCCAACCAAGCCAGCCCCGATTTGACTGGCGAGCCGTATGCGTTGTGCTTCGCCGCCAGAGAGCGTATCGGCGCTGCGGCTTAAAGTGAGATAGTTAAGCCCAACGTTGTTGAGAAATTTATAGCGATCGCGAATTTCTTTAAGGATTTTTTCAGCAATTTCCTGTCTAGAGCCGCTAAATGCTAATTGCTCGAAATATTCACACGCATCAGCAACTGGCAAGTCGGTAATCTCGGGAAGCGTTTTTTGATCGATAAACACGTGACGAGCATCTTTCTTAAGTCGAGCTCCACCGCAACTGGGGCATTTCATGGTTGAAAGATATTTGGCGAGTTCTTCGCGAACAGAGTTGGAGTCGGTGTCTCTGTAGCGGCGCTCCAGGTTGGGTATCACACCCTCGAACGCATGATTGCGGTGGTAAGTATCGCCGCGATCATTAACGTAGCTAAAATCAATTTGCGCACCATTGGAACCGTAGAGAATCACTTCTTTGTGTTTTTTAGCGAGTCGTTTCCAGGGTTTGTCGACATCGAAGCCATAGTGTTCCGCAAGCGACGTTAGCATGTGGAAGTAATACAGATTGCGTTTATCCCAACCACGGATGGCACCTTCAGATAATGACGATTCTGGAAACTGAACCAGCTTGTTCTCCGAAAAAAACTGTTTAACGCCGAGGCCATCGCAAGTGCTACAAGCTCCGGCAGGGTTATTAAACGAGAATAAACGCGGTTCTAATTCTGCTAGTGAGTAATCACAAACTGGGCACGAATGTTTCGCGGAAAAAACTTGATCTTCTGCCACGCCATCCATATCGGCAACAATCGCAATGCCATCCGCGAGATTAATAGCGGTTTCAAAGGATTCCGCGAGCCGGATTTTAATATCATCACGAATTTTAAAACGATCCACAACCACTTCGATGGAATGTTTTTTGCGCTTGTCCAATTTCGGCGTATCGTCGAGGTCAACCACCAAACCGTTGATGCGCGCACGTATAAAACCGTCGCGGCGCAAATTTTCGAATACGTGTAAATGTTCCCCTTTGCGCTCACGCACAATGGGTGCAAGTAGCATGGTCTTACTACCTTCAGGCATCGTAAGCACCTGATCAACCATTTCAGAAATTGTTTGCGCGGCTAGCGGCTCGTCATGCTCAGGACATCGTGGCTCGCCAACTCTTGCAAATAAAAGCCGCAGGTAATCGTAAATTTCGGTAATGGTACCTACGGTAGAACGTGGGTTGTGCGATGTCGATTTTTGCTCGATCGAAATCGCTGGACTTAAACCCTCGATGTGGTCGACATCGGGTTTGTCCATCATGGAGAGAAATTGACGAGCGTAAGTGGACAAAGATTCTACATAGCGTCTTTGCCCCTCGGCGTAGAGCGTGTCGAAAGCCAGCGACGATTTACCGGAACCCGATAAGCCGGTAATTACGATAAGTTTGTCGCGCGGCAATTCCAGGTCGACATTTTTTAAATTGTGAGTGCGCGCTCCACGTACAACAATGGTGTCCACAGCTTGATCCGGTTTTAATGGGCGAAGAGCGGATTATACGCTTCTGATAGTGATGAAGTTCAGCTCGACGATGGTATATTTCTATTGGAATAAAAAACCCGGCGAAAAGCCGGGTTTTTCTAGATTTTTCCGCGGATGGAACAAATCGATTTTCCTTGGCGAAGGAGCTTGAAGCAGGTTTGGGGCTTAGTCCTCAAGGTCATCCATATCGCGAACCCAGTTACTGGCTTCGAGACGGTTACGTACACCAATTTTTTTGTATACGTTATACAGGTGACTTTTAACGGTGTGTTCGCTCACTGATAAGGCTTCGGAAATGTCGGCGTTGGTTGCGCCTTCCTTAATCAATTTCAGTATTTGTCGCTCTCTTTTTGTGAGTTTGACATTGGGTCGTTTTATATTTGTAGGTGCTTTACGATTTTTGTCGAGGAAGGTGTGCAACAAGCGCCGCGGCACCCAGAAGTCCCCATCAAGTAGACACTTTAAACCGCGAATCAATTGCTCCTGTTCGGTGTCTACATAAAACAAGCCAGAAACACATGGCCATTCCAATAGACTCTCTTGTTCGCTTTCGTACTCTGCATTGAGCAATGCTGCCGTTACTGCGTCGAAAGTGTCCTGAATCTCTCGCACATATTTGCTAAGTGTTTCCAAGTCTTGGCCGTTGCAGTCGATGAGCAATACCGTTGTGGTGTCGGGTATTGTGTTTAGCTCCCTATGAACACTGCAGTCGAGCGTAAGCTCATCGCCAATGAGCTTTGCCAGCAAGCCAGTTTGCAGGCTGCTGTTCGCCGAAAATAAAACGATCTGTTGACCTTGTTCCGCGGTGTCTGGTTCTGATAAAGACACGTTATTACCTGAGTAGCTAGGGGCACATCTGACTTTTCAGGCTGCGCCGAGGTGGTTATTTTTGTTATCTCTTCCGCCATTTACAGCAGAATCACAGATCATTGTAACCCATATTTATCTTATGCAGTACCAAAAAGGATTATTAAAGGGGTGCCAAAACCATAAAATTCTCATTCTTAAGTGCTTAAAATTTACAAAAATAAATATAATCACCTTTATAGATAGTAATTTACTATGCATAAATAATAATGCGTACCTTATCGTGTCTTCCAATAATTCTGAGTTTCTTCGGCTTGCCGGTGTCACAGGCTGGGTCGGACTGCTAGAATCTCGGTCTTTTTAAGAACAGGAACATTCGCTTTGCACCCACAGGTAAAAACCGTTGCTTCTTTATCCCTGCTATACGCCTTCCGCATGCTTGGCCTGTTTATGGTGTTGCCCGTGCTCATGTTGTACGGGGAGCGGTATTCCGGTGCCACCCCGTTTTTACTTGGGTTGGCACTCGGCGTGTACGGGCTCACCCAGGCGGTGTTTCAAATTCCACTGGGCATGCTATCAGATATCTTTGGCCGCAAGCCCATTATCCTGATAGGTCTACTGATATTTGCCACCGGCAGTCTTATTGCTGGCCTATCAGAATCTATTGAAGGGTTGATTTTAGGGCGGGCGCTGCAGGGGTCTGGCGCAATAGCAAGCGCAATTATGGCAATGGTGGCGGACCTCACAACGGAAGAAAATCGTACTAAAGCCATGGCGGCCATTGGCGCTTCCATCGGACTTTCGTTTTCGATCGCGATGATTTTAGGCCCCGCGATGGCGAGTTTTGGTGGTTTACAGGGTGTGTTTTTGTTTTCCGCGTCACTCGCGATTATTGGCGCGTTTATTTTGATCTTAATTGTTCCTACCCCACATCGGGTAGGTAACTCGCACCGCGATAGTGGTGCGATTCCGTCGCTGATTTTGCAAACCATAAGAAATGCACAACTGTTGCGTTTAAATGTGGGTATTTTTTCGCTGCATTTTATATTGATGAGTGTGTTCGTCGTGGTTCCTCCTCAGTTGGAAACTCATCTGGGTATTGCCAGAGAACATCATTGGTGGGTGTATCTCGGCTTGCTGGGCGGAGCTTTCGTGATCATGCTGCCGTTCATGTTGGTTGCAGAACGCAAACGTGTGGTAAAGCAGGTGTTTTTGGGCGCTATTTTTTGTCTCAGCGTGTCCCTGGCGGTGCTTGCTGAATTTGAGCTCGCAGTGTTGGTTTGGCTGTTGGTGCTATTGGTGTTTTTCTCTGCGTTTAATCTTTTGGAGGCGTCACTTCCGTCATTGGTAAGCAAGCTTTCTCCGGCTGGAGCGAAGGGTACTGCGATGGGCCTGTATTCAACCAGTCAATTTCTTGGCGCGTTCGGTGGAGGTACCTGCGGTGGATGGTTATTGCAGAACTATACGTATAAGCAGGTGTTCGCCCTCGCTGCTGCTGTTGCGATAACC
The DNA window shown above is from Alteromonadaceae bacterium 2753L.S.0a.02 and carries:
- a CDS encoding starch synthase, whose translation is MVAAENDALRGAKVGGVGDVLRDLPKALAEQGATLDVVLPSYGFLARLPGVEIRNEFDIVFSGKRERVKLMLASQSQGVSNWILHHPAFSPQGDKVYCNDEFQPFATDATKFAFFCLAVAEALKQGVLPRPDVLHCHDWHAAFLLVLIQFASEYADLAMIKTVFTIHNLAMQGVRPFKHDASSLEAWYPTLHYNGVEICDIANPFCFNPMRAAIRLADKVHTVSPTYAEEILRPSDHNLGIYGGEGLEADLRARHATGDLIGIINGCEYPKGARYADPAKKKVLALAQESLAQWASKTRQLLSAHFVAEKRLQHWALKKTRGLTLTFVGRLTEQKVRLFETPVANGGSALQTILDLLGEHGQIIFLGSGDAYYEDFLVELSGNNENFIFLNGYAQELSLLLYRYGDLFLMPSSFEPCGISQMLAMRASQPCLVNAVGGLRDTVEHNKTGFCFGGTNVNAQADALVSEFSRILALYLEDPKPLKDVAAAASEVRFLWDEVAKNYLEQLYTD
- a CDS encoding cytochrome b562, producing the protein MRKLLVCLVFISLVAGCSQPSELHKSMETMGDAFKAMRKEPSLEMFSKELPAFTEALSIAKAQAVKPEHQERFDEGMKEIETVLTSFQIAVSTGDLEQATDALKKLGDTRKKFHEELGVK
- a CDS encoding excinuclease ABC subunit A, translated to MDTIVVRGARTHNLKNVDLELPRDKLIVITGLSGSGKSSLAFDTLYAEGQRRYVESLSTYARQFLSMMDKPDVDHIEGLSPAISIEQKSTSHNPRSTVGTITEIYDYLRLLFARVGEPRCPEHDEPLAAQTISEMVDQVLTMPEGSKTMLLAPIVRERKGEHLHVFENLRRDGFIRARINGLVVDLDDTPKLDKRKKHSIEVVVDRFKIRDDIKIRLAESFETAINLADGIAIVADMDGVAEDQVFSAKHSCPVCDYSLAELEPRLFSFNNPAGACSTCDGLGVKQFFSENKLVQFPESSLSEGAIRGWDKRNLYYFHMLTSLAEHYGFDVDKPWKRLAKKHKEVILYGSNGAQIDFSYVNDRGDTYHRNHAFEGVIPNLERRYRDTDSNSVREELAKYLSTMKCPSCGGARLKKDARHVFIDQKTLPEITDLPVADACEYFEQLAFSGSRQEIAEKILKEIRDRYKFLNNVGLNYLTLSRSADTLSGGEAQRIRLASQIGAGLVGVMYILDEPSIGLHQRDNDRLLKTLTHLRDLGNTVIVVEHDEDAIRTADYIVDIGPGAGVHGGEIIAAGTYKQIEKNKKSLTAAYLSGRKKIPVPKIRHKAQVDKTLRLEGAKGNNLQNVDLNIPLGLMTCITGVSGSGKSTLINATLYPLAATALNKASTLTPAEYRNIKGLENLDKCVDIDQSPIGRTPRSNPATYTGIFTPMRDLFAGTQEARSRGYKPGRFSFNVKGGRCEACQGDGVVKVEMHFLPDVYVPCDVCKGMRYNRETLEIKYKGRNIHECLEMTVEDARDFFDAIPAIAKKLQTLIDVGLSYIRLGQAATTLSGGEAQRVKLSRELSKRDTGKTLYILDEPTTGLHFHDIQQLLLVLHKLRDHGNTIVVIEHNLDVIKTADWIVDLGPEGGSGGGSIIAEGTPEQIAKKRNSHTGRFLKPLLE
- a CDS encoding LuxR family transcriptional regulator of csgAB operon, producing MSLSEPDTAEQGQQIVLFSANSSLQTGLLAKLIGDELTLDCSVHRELNTIPDTTTVLLIDCNGQDLETLSKYVREIQDTFDAVTAALLNAEYESEQESLLEWPCVSGLFYVDTEQEQLIRGLKCLLDGDFWVPRRLLHTFLDKNRKAPTNIKRPNVKLTKRERQILKLIKEGATNADISEALSVSEHTVKSHLYNVYKKIGVRNRLEASNWVRDMDDLED
- a CDS encoding putative MFS family arabinose efflux permease, which encodes MHPQVKTVASLSLLYAFRMLGLFMVLPVLMLYGERYSGATPFLLGLALGVYGLTQAVFQIPLGMLSDIFGRKPIILIGLLIFATGSLIAGLSESIEGLILGRALQGSGAIASAIMAMVADLTTEENRTKAMAAIGASIGLSFSIAMILGPAMASFGGLQGVFLFSASLAIIGAFILILIVPTPHRVGNSHRDSGAIPSLILQTIRNAQLLRLNVGIFSLHFILMSVFVVVPPQLETHLGIAREHHWWVYLGLLGGAFVIMLPFMLVAERKRVVKQVFLGAIFCLSVSLAVLAEFELAVLVWLLVLLVFFSAFNLLEASLPSLVSKLSPAGAKGTAMGLYSTSQFLGAFGGGTCGGWLLQNYTYKQVFALAAAVAITWLVVAISMRAPKYLTSLCVAVSGNFSATMEVLQVEGVEEALLVPEDGLLYLKVDSRGLDQQALAHLIGKDV